GGCGAGCATTTCGAATTCTCAAAACTGAGGAAGCAGGGCGGCAAATCCGCCGTGATTACCTTGTTTGAGGCGCTGACAGCCTCGTTCTTTGTTTTCATTCTGACCCACCTGGTGCTTAAGCTGGATTTTGTTTTTTCCATCGTACTGGCGGCACTGGCCTCGGCGACGGCGCCCGCTTCCACCATGATGACCATTCGCCAGACAGAGGCGAAAGGCGATTATGTGGATACCCTTCTGCAAGTGGTTGCCATGGATGATGTGGCGGGTCTGGTCGCCTACAGCATCGCCATCGCGGCGGCCTCCTCTGCACTGACGGAGGCCTCGGGCGGCGGCACTTTTCAGGTAGTCATCCTCCCCTTTCTGATCAACCTCCTCCTGATCATTCTGGGGGCGGGCTTTGCCTGGCTTCTCAAGCTGATGACACCAACCAGGCGGACGGCCGACAACCGCCTGATCATCGCCGTTGCCATCCTGCTTCTTTTCTCGGGGGTCAGTGCCATTTTTGATGTCTCGCCGCTTCTGGGCTGCATGACCATGGGCATGGTTTTCGCCAACATTGAGGGACACGAGAAACTCTTCAAACAACTCAACTATTTCAATCCGCCCATCCTGCTGCTCTTTTTCGTGCGCTCGGGCCTGACCTTTGATCTGAGCGCCCTGGTCTCAACGAAAGCGGTGGGGTCGACGTCGCTCGCTGTTGTCGGTGTCCTTTACTTCTTTGTCCGTCTGATCGGCAAATATGTGGGAGCCTTCCTTGGCAGCGCGGTGACAGGGAAACCGAAAGAGGTGAGGAATTACCTGGGCCTTGCGCTCGCTCCGCAAGCCGGCGTGGCCATCGGCCTGGCGGCTCTTTGCGCCCGCCAACTGGGTCCGGAGGTCGGGGGCACGCTTCAGACCATCATTCTGGCATCCAGTGTGCTCTATGAGCTGATCGGCCCCGCCAGCGCGAAACTGGGTCTTTATCTTTCCAATTCCTATCTCACCGGGCCGGAAGAACTGCCGGGGTCTTAATCCGGCAGGCCGTCCGCTCCATTG
This Fastidiosipila sp. DNA region includes the following protein-coding sequences:
- a CDS encoding cation:proton antiporter, with amino-acid sequence MLDWLYNQNGGSTGVAGVLISLSLMLILGFLMTRLTKLLRLPNVTAYIVTGILMGPYVLDVIPAPFIHGTEFLTDVALSFIAFSVGEHFEFSKLRKQGGKSAVITLFEALTASFFVFILTHLVLKLDFVFSIVLAALASATAPASTMMTIRQTEAKGDYVDTLLQVVAMDDVAGLVAYSIAIAAASSALTEASGGGTFQVVILPFLINLLLIILGAGFAWLLKLMTPTRRTADNRLIIAVAILLLFSGVSAIFDVSPLLGCMTMGMVFANIEGHEKLFKQLNYFNPPILLLFFVRSGLTFDLSALVSTKAVGSTSLAVVGVLYFFVRLIGKYVGAFLGSAVTGKPKEVRNYLGLALAPQAGVAIGLAALCARQLGPEVGGTLQTIILASSVLYELIGPASAKLGLYLSNSYLTGPEELPGS